The following DNA comes from Nitrospirae bacterium CG2_30_53_67.
GCCGTGATCATCATCGGGGCGGGACTGGACGGGACAGGGATCATGAATAAGGTGGCCAAACCCATCACGCGCCTTGCCGGGAACAGCGAGGCCAGGCTGATTGCCCTGGTGTCCGGCACCGTGGCCCTGATCTCTTCCTGCATGCAGAATATCGGCGCCGTGGCCCTCTTCCTTCCCGCAACGCAGCGGGTCTGCAAAAAGCTCGGCATCGCTCCCTCAAGGGTCTTGATCCCCCTCGGGTTTCTCGGCATTATCGGCGGGTGCCTGACCCTGGTAGGTTCCAGTCCGCTGATCCTCCTGAACGACCTCATGGCCACAAAAAATCTGAAACCTTTCGGGCTTTTCGATGTGACTCCCGTCGGCGCCGCCCTGGTGATCGCCGCCCTCGCCTATTTCGCCTTCTTCGGAAAATTGGTCTTGCCGAGCACGAGCGGTAAAACCGCGCCCTCACAGACCATTGATTTCGGCAAGATCTACTCTTCCGCAAATGAGCTGATCGAGCTCAAATTCCCAAAGGAGTGTGACTGCGAAAAAACCCTGGAACAGATGGCCATCCGTCCCAACTATCTCGTCACCGTGGTTGCGGTTGCCAAACAGGGGGGAAAGAAAAAGATCATGGCCCCCACCTGGGAGACGATCATCAGCCCGAATGACGACATCGCTGTGGTCGGGTCCAGAGAAAACGTCATGCGATTTGCCGAGGATTACAGCATGACGATCAAAGACAAACTCGAGATCTTCGAAGATGAGCTCTCATCGAGCAGTTCGGGGATGGTCGAGACCATTGTCCCCCCGATGTCCAAGCTCGAGGGAAAGTCCATGAAGGAGGTCCATTTCAGAGCGAAATACCAGGTCAACCCGATCGCCGTCAAAAGGCAGGACAAGGTCTATTACGGAGGCATCTCCAACATCATCCTTCGGCAGGGGGACGTCCTGCTCCTTCAGGGGATCTTCGAGAAGTTTGCCATTCTCAAGGAAACCAAAGACCTGGCCTTTCTCACACCCATCGAGACTGAAGTGATGAAAACACAAAAGTCCGGAATGGCCCTTTTATGCTTTGCCGTCGCCCTTCTCCTCGTCTTATCCGGAAAGGTCAAGCTCTCCCTCGCCCTGATGACCGGCGCTCTCGGGATGATCTTAACGGGAGTGATCAACATTGATGAGGCCTATCGTGCCGTAGACTGGAGAACGGTTTTCCTGCTGGCAGGACTGATCCCATTGGGTGTGGCCACGGAAAAGAGCGGAACCGCCGCCTATATCGCAAATCATATCCTAAAAATGATCGGAGACGTCTCTCCGATCGTCCTTCTGACGGTCATCGGACTGCTCACCTCAGCGTTTACCCTTGTCGTCTCCAACGTGGGCGCTACGGTCCTCCTCGTCCCTCTGGCCATCAACATGGCCTTGGGCGCCGGAGCGGACCCGAGGATGGCGGCCTTGACCGTGGCCGTGGCCGCATCCAACGCTTTTGTCCTTCCCACGCATCAGGTCAACGCCTATATCATGGGGCCGGGCGGGTACAGGACCATGGATTACATCAAGGCGGGATCAATTATGACCTTCTTATATCTTGCAGTGATGATCGGCGCCATCTATATCTTCTACGGCATATCCGCTTAAAATTAGTGCCCCCCGGTCTTCAGAACACCGGAGGCTGCCAAGACCAGCACCAGCACCTCGATGATGGCGATCACCGCATAAACCGTGTCCTTCTTTCGGAAGAGAATCGGTATGATCCTGATGTAACAGACGATGGTCACACCTGCAAGAAAGACAATGCCCACAAAGTTGAGGAAATCCCCATGACCGATTAATCCCACCCAGGACCACCCATGAGGAATCCCTGTCTTTGCAAGATAGTCATGGACCGGCATGCCCCAGTAGTTCGGGAGATCCCTTACCGGAAGATAAGGGGTAAGGATCCCCGTAAGATAAACGGTAAAAGTCACCATAAGCATCAGCAGTCCGAATTTCATCCCCTTGTCCAGAATCGCGGCATAGGCAAGCTGTTCTTCCGTGGCCTTTATCTTTTTCATTTTGATTTTCCCCTCTTTCAGCAAAAGTTAATTCCAGATACCCAGCCCTTTCAACAAGGCACGAAGCCCGGCAAAAGAGAGCATGGTGATGACGATGTATTTAACGGCAGCCGGTTTTGTCCTCGTAAGGATCTGGACCCCGACGATGGAGCCGAACATGATCCCGATGATGGAAGGGACCACGATCATGGGGAGCACGGCCCCGTTGTTCACATAGATCCATGCCGCTGAAGTGTCCGTGATGGAGAGCAGGAATTTACTGGTCGCAACAGAGACCTTGAGCGGGGCCCCCATCATCAGGTTCAGGACCGGCACATTGGCCCAGCCGGCGCCGAGACCAAACATTCCTGCCATAATGCCGACAAGGACAAAGGTGGCAAGGGCCTGGGGGGTCCTGTGTACCTGCCAGTTGATCTCCTGATCGGATGAGACCTCATAATAGATCCCGTTGATTCTGAGCGCCGTGGAAAGGGCGTCCGGTTCCTTCACCTCCGGGAACTCGGACTTCTTGGCCATCAACATGATGACCACGATCCCGAGAATGGTGGCGCCCAGAGCGGTTTGAACGACGTTCGTGGGCAGCGCAAGACCGATCATCGCGCCCACAATGGCACAGGCCGAGGCAATCACCGCCACGGGGATGACCAGTCTCAGATCCGCAAGCCCTTTTTTCAGAAGCCCGGGACCCGCGGCAAGGGCGCCTGCCAGGGCGACCAGGAGTCCGGCCCCTCTGACAAAATCAAGGTGAAACGGGAAGAAGCCTCCGATAATCGGCACAAAGAGCACGCCCCCTCCAACCCCGCCGAGAACGGCCAGAATCCCGAGGATGAAAGTGACGACAAAGAGGATCAACGGCCACGCCCACCAGGGGAGGCTTGATTGCTGGGCTGCGGCCTCCATGGCATGTTCCCCGCCAAAGGCGATCCCCGACAGGCTCAACCCGATCACTGCGGCTATGGCAAACCATAAAGAACCCCGTCTCCAACCACCCATTTCAATGGCCTCCTTATTCAGATGCTTTCTTGTTGTACATTGCAACAGGGATGTTACAAATCAAAAATCGGCATATATTAATATGTTTTATTTTTATTGTCAATAAACTTTAATCTGTTTCATTAATGCTTGAATTCATGCCTTTTTTTTATTATACTCCCCCATCATCTGATATATATTCATTCAACGCTTCAATGACCGGAAAGGACATATTCCCTTCAACCTATTATAGCCCGGTTTGATTCGGATATTCCGGGAAAGGGGCATGGAAAGAACCCGTGCAAAAGATCATTCATTATCTAAAAGACCTTCTTTTTTTCCGGCCCTGTGATACCCTGAGCTACTCAGGCAAAATCCGGGACAGGCGTTTAAGAATCAGACTGATATTAATGATTGCGCCCCTTTCTCTGTTCCCGCTCTTCATCGTGATGACCGTAAGCTACTTCTGGCTGCAAAACCTCCTGAAAGAAGATTTCCAGAACCAGTTGAGATGGGATCTTGAGAACACGAAGAACTCGATTGAGTTTTTCGTAAACGTGAAGCTCTCGGCTCTCAGGTTTCTTGCCTCCGGCCATCGGTACGAACAACTATCGAATCAGAAGATACTGGCCGACGTCTTTACCGCCTTCAAACAGGAATTCGGTCAGGTGGTTGACCTTGGCCTGATTGACGCAGAAGGTATCCAGCAATCCTATGCCGGCCCTTATCATCTGAAAGGCAAGGACTATTCCAATCAGGAATGGTTCCATCAAGCGGTTGCCCGTGGGATCTACGTCAGCGACGTCTTTATGGGTTATCGAAAAGTCCCTCATTTTGCGATCGCTGTAAAGAAAGAAGTTCCTGAAGAAGGAAGCTTCTGGATTATCCGTGCGACCATTAATATGGAAACCCTCAACAGTTTTGTATCCTCCATCAATCTCAACAGTGAGGATGACGCCTTTATCATCAATGAGAGCGGCATCCTGCAGACCCCTTCCCGCTTCTATGGAAATGTTCTGGAACAGTACCCGTTACGGAACACACTCAATCAACGGGGCGTCTCGGTGTTGAATACAAAGCAGGCGAATGGGAAACCTGCCATGTTCGGATATGCCTATATCAAGGACTCACCCTGGATCTTATGCACAGTCATCAAATCAAGACCGGATACAAAAATAGCAAGGTTGTTCCAGGGAGAATTCTTTGCGATCCTGATAGGGAGCTTATTATTTGTCATCCTGATGGCCATGCGCATGGCCCAGATCATGGTCAACTGGATCAAAGACTGCGATCAGAAAAGAGAAGCCGCGCTTTCCGAAGCGGAACATGCCAGTAAACTGGCATCCGTGGGCCGCCTTGCCGCCGGCGTCGCTCACGAAATAAACAACCCGCTGGCGATCATCAACGAAAAGGCCGGCTTGATAAAAGATATTCTTGCCATGAGCGGGGACGTCTCTGCACACAGGGAAAAGATCCTGAACTCCGTCAAGGGCATACTCGACAGCGTGAACCGCTCCAGCGCCATTACCCACCGTCTCCTGGGATTCTCCCGCCGTATGGACGTGACCCCGGAGCTTTTTGATGTCAATGACGTGATCAAAGAGGTTCTCGGTTTCCTCGAAAAAGAGATCCTGTTCAGAGACATCCGTCTGATACAGGATCTCAAAGAAGGTCTCCCGATCATTCAGAGCAACAGGGGGCGGCTGCAGCAGGTATTCCTGAACATTATCAATAATGCCATTGATGCGGTGAATACCGGCGGCTGCATTGATATAGCCTCAAAGGTCAAAGACGAGAATACAATTTATGTGGTCGTCAAAGACAACGGCAAGGGAATACCCAAAGCGGCGCTCAAGCATATCTTTGAGCCCTTCTTTACCACAAAAGAAAAAGAGAAGGGGACCGGGCTCGGCCTTTTCATATCATACGGGATTATTAAACAATTAGGAGGGAATATCCTTGTTGAAAGCGAAGTCAAGAAGGGGACCGTCTTTACCATTGAACTCCCTCTGATATCTGCCGCAGGTTAAGTGGAGATTCACCGATGCCGCGCACCAAAGTGCTTCTAATTGATGATGAAGCGGAATTTGTAACAGCGCTTGCAGAACGGCTGCAGTTACGCAATTACGATGCGACCGCGGTATTCTGCGCCGATGATGCCTTCTCGGCTTTTCTCAAAAACCCTCCGGATGTGGTATTGCTGGACCTGAAAATGCCAGGAATGGACGGCACGGAAGTGCTGAAGACCCTTAAACTGTATGACCCTTCCGTGGAGGTGATTATCCTGACCGGTCTCGGAGCGGAACAGAGCGGCAACGAAGGGATCAGGAGAGGTGCTTTTGATTATGTGGTGAAGCCGGTGGATATTGACGACCTCACCGTAAAAATCGACCAGGCCAAGAAAAAAAAGGATAAGGAATAATCTATGCACAATGAGACCGAACAGGCGTTAAGAAACCTGCAACGCCTCTTCATGGGAAAAATTCTTGCCGGTTTTACTCATGAGATGAAGAACTATCTTGCAATTATCAAGGAATCCTCCGGCCTGATGCAGGACCTGATCTCTATGGGAAAATCTTCATCGAAAAAGGATGCTCACCCTTTGGTACCGTCTCTTCAATTAATTGATGAGCAGGTTGACAGAAGCATCCATATACTGAATCACCTGAACCGCTTTGCACACCGGATGGACAGACCTTCTTCCAGTTTTCTTGTTCATGATATCCTGGAGGAACTTATGGTCCTCATGAGCCGGTTTGCAAACCAGAAAAAAATCATCCTTGAGAAAGATTTTCAAAAAAACATCCCCGCGATCATCTCTGATCCGGCAAGACTTCAATGCCTGATCTACTGCCTGATTGAAGAGAAGCTAAACAGGCTCGATGCCAACAGCAAAATTACCCTTCAAACATCCTCCTCAAAGGACAATATACTGATCCGGCTGGTTCCAAAGGGGAATACCCTGAACAAGGAAAACGAAAATGGCCTGCCATCTCATGAAGTTCTGCAGGAGATCATACGGGATTTGCATGGAGAACTTGCTCATGAGGAGAATGAAGCGATAACCATAAAACTCCCTTTGTCCCAAGAGTGATTCTACACCCGCTTGCCGGGTGGAAAATCACTTGTTTTTACCCCTTGGAAATCAGTATTTGCTTGACAAGATAGTGTTATTATATTTATTTTATAACCATCAGAATAATAAGGAGTCACCTTATGAAAGATATTAAGGTATTGCTGGTGGACGACGAAGAGGCCTTCGTCAACACACTGGCTCAGCGGTTAAAGATGCGGGATCTGAAAGTGGAAACCGTGTATAACGGCGAAGAGGCCCTTTCTTATGTCAAGGAAAAGGAACCGGATGTCATGGTATTAGACCTGAAAATGCCGGGCCTACATGGCATGGATGTTCTGCGGAAGATCAGAAAGGCCTATCCAAACATCCAGGTGATTGTCTTGACCGGCCATGGTACGGAAAAAGATGAGATCGAGGCCAAAAGACTCGGCGGTTTCGACTTTCTCAAGAAACCGGCGGACATTGAGACCCTGGTCAGTAAAATCAGGGTGGCCTATAAGGAAAAACTGGAAAGGGCCATGACCGCCGTTGCTTTTGCCGAAAGCGGTGAGTTTGACACAGCACGGGAAATCATGAATGAAGAGGAAAACGATTAAACTGCACAGGAGGAAATGGGGATGTCCGAGGAAATAAAAGCCAATGTTCTATTAGTGGACGATGAAGAGAAGTTTATAGAGGTCCTTTCTCAAAGACTTGAGGGACGGGGACTGAAAGTGGATATCTCGACCAGCGGTGAAAATGCCCTGAAGCGGGTGAAAGATAAAGACTTTGACGCGATTGTTCTGGATCTGGCCATGCCGGGACTCGACGGCATTGAGACCATCCGGCGCATGAGGAAGATGAATCCGGATCTTCAAATCATCATGCTCACAGGACATGCCACGGTGGAGAAGGGCGTCGCCGCCATCAAGGAAGGGGCCGCAGATCTTTTAGAGAAACCTGTGGATCTCAACAAGCTCCTCTTGAAGATCGAAGAAGCCAAACACAAAAAGATCCTCATCGTTGAAAAAGAACATGAGGAAAAAATTAAGGAAATATTAAAGACCAAAAGCTGGTAAGCTCCGTTGGAGAACAAAGCTCTCTATCCCCGTTATCTTCTCTGCCATACCCACGACCAGAATTTCTTACTTTCCTTCCACAGCATGCGAAATTGGCCTTGACAAAAAAGTAAAGCAGATTGCCTTCCTCAAGGAAAACCCCCGCCGTCAATCCCTCAAAATTCACAAACTGGAAGGGTCGGACTTTTGGGAGTTCTATGTAGACGATTTTTACCGGTGCGTATTCCAGCAGGAGGGGAACGTGTACCGCCTCTATTTCGTCGGAACGCACAAACTGATCGACAGGTTCAAGTGATGTTTGATTCATGGAAAATAACATTGCAGCTGGATTATAAAGGCTTTTTATGCTATCGTAACTTTTGATAAGAAAGGATAGCGGAGCCATGAAAGACCATATCACGAAATCGGAAGCCCGCGCTTTTAAGGCGCGCTGGACTTCCGTGAATCTCGCGGAGAAGAGAGAACTGCGCACAACTCCTTTCGAGCAAAAGGCGAAGCAGCTCGCTGCACTAATGGAATCGGCAGAGGGGATGGGCTGGAAAGAAACGCTTGCATCGGAGGAATCCATGGTACGGGATCAGATAGACATAGGCCGTGCAGATGATCACCGACTCGATCATGAGAAAAATCCCCCTTGAATTTCTTTGCCTAAACTGTTTATAATCTTCCAGGTTTTCAAGATTTTTCTATAATTGAGATTTATTTACAGAGAGTGGAAAATGACCACTGAAGACCTGGATTTAAGACCTGCCGATATTCAGCTTCTCTCCACCCCTGATGACATTGCCGCCTTTTTCGCCTCCCTCGGCTGGAACACGGACGAGAAGGCCGGTGCCCGTATCAAGCAGAGCGCCTCTGCGCTCGGCATCACACCTGAGTCAATCGCACGGACCATCAAACACGTCGAACGCCTTGCGGACCAGGAAAACGGCGGTCTCCAGGTTTACCTCTTTGAACTCACCTCGGTCACGGTCGCCGCCGTCAGGGCCTTATCTCGCACCTTCAGAGACCGGGCCGGGAAATATCTTCTTGTCCTCACGAGTGACTACGAAACTATCGATTTCGTCTTCCTCGAACGCATCCTTCCTCCAGCCAAAGGAGCGGGTATCACAATTAAGACCGTCGGCATCCGGCCCCATCCTCTGACCGTCAATCGCAGGAACCCCGACATCATTGCTCTACGGGTATTGAGGCGCTTCACCTATACAGAATCCGACGCCGACGCCCAGGCAGACAAGCTCCTCTCGGCCTTCGGTATTGCAGAATGGTCTGAACGGCTATTCAACAACCGCGCCCTTTTCTCGGACTATTACCTTCAGGAACGCCTGACCCAGTCTCCGGAATGGAGTGAGCCGATCAAACCGCTCCTGCTTAAATTCAGAGAGCTTTATACAAACGTCCGGGAACGGTTCATCGGGCAGAAGGAAGGGGTCGTGAGATCACAGCTTCTCGAACCCGCCTTTGACCTGTTAGGCTTTAAACCCATTGAAGGTAAGTCCGGCGGAGACCCTGCTGCAAAACCGGACTACCGTCTTTACCCAAAAGATTCTGCTACGGGTAATCCACTTGCGGTCTGTCTTGCCTACACCTGGAACCGGTATCTCGACGGCAAGGATGAAACCAGAGACACCGAAACCTCTGATGAAAACCCAGGCGCCCACGTGGTGACGCTCCTTGAAGCAGGCGAGGCGTCGTGGGCCATCGTCACGAACGGAAAGATATGGCGTCTCTACTCGGCGAAGGCCCATTCGCGGGCAACGAACTACTACGAGATAGACCTTGAAGAAGTCCTTGCGATGGCAGACCCGAAAGAAGCCTTCCAGTATTTCTATCTTTTCTTCCGCGCCCCGGCTTTTATTCCGAAAGAGGAACTTTACAAAGGTGAGAAACGGACCGTTGCATTTGTCGATAAGCTCATCGAAGAGAGCGAGACCTATGCCAAAGAACTCGGCGAAAAATTAAAGGCACGAGTATTCGATAAAATATTTCCGCACTTTTCCGAAGGCTTCATCGAGAATATGGGAGGCGCTGAATACGTCTTGTCCCTGCCCGAAAAAGAACGGGAGGAGAAGCTGCAAGACTGCTACCATGGAACGCTTACTTTCCTATACCGTCTTCTGTTCCTGCTCTACTCCGAATCCCGGAACCTCCTGCCCGTCACCGAGGTGAGAGGGTACTGGGAGATGAGCCTTACTCGTCTCAAGGCAGAGGTGGCGAAGCACGCCGGCACTATCCTGGATGAAGCGCCGGAAAAGATAAAGAAAGCCTATCACGGCAGCAGTACGGAACTCTACGACCGGCTGTTCAAGTTGTTCAGCGTTATCGACAATGGTGATTCAGATGTGAACGTCCCGCTTTACAACGGCGGCCTGTTCATCACCAACCCTCCGAAGGACGACGACTCCCCGGAAGTCAAGAACTCTCGCTTTCTCCGCAATCACAAGATACCCGATCGCTATCTTGCCCTTGGCCTGGACATGATGGCACGGGACATTGATGACAAGACTCAGGCCCTCGTCTTCATAGATTACAAGTCCCTCGGCGTTCGGCACCTGGGCTCCATCTATGAAGGACTTCTTGAATTCAAGCTCCGTATAGCCGAAGAAAAGATGGCCGTGGTCAAGGGCAAGAAGACCGAGGAGATCGTTTCCTATGCCGAGGCGAAAAAGGACAAACTGCGTATTCTCACCATCGGACGCGGCAAGAACGCGGAGGAGCGGGTTCTCAAGAAAGGGACTGTTTATCTCGAAAACGACAAGCGCGAGCGCAAGGCCACCGGCTCTTACTACACACCGGACTACATCGTCAAATACATCGTTGAGAACACCGTCGGTCCGGTTCTGGCTGAAAAGCTCGATGCTTTGCGTCCCAAGCTCCGCGAGGCACAGCAGACCCTCAAGAAAGAACGGGATAAATACAAGGCCCTCGGAGGCGCCGGCGACTCACCCGAGAACCAGACTTATCTCAGGCACCGCCATCTCGTGGATGAGCTCTTCGACATCAAGGTGCTCGATCCCGCCATGGGCAGCGGGCATTTTCTGGTCGAAGCCGTGGACTTCATCTCCGACAAGATTCTCGGCGATAGGGAAGGCTTCCTCCGCGCCTTTCCCTGGAACCCCATCACCGCGGAAATGGAAAAGACCCGCCAGACCATTCTGAGCGAAATGGAAAAGCAGGGTGTGAGCATAGACAGAAACCGCCTAACCGACGTGAACCTTCTCAAGCGCCACATCCTCAAACGCTGCATCTACGGCGTGGACCTGAACCCCATGGCCGTGGAGCTTGCCAAAGTCTCCCTCTGGCTCGACTGCTTCACCCTCGGCGCGCCGCTCTCGTTCCTGGACCATCACCTCAAATGCGGAAACTCACTGATAGGAGCAAAGGTCGAAGAAGTGCGGGGAAAAGTTGAAACCGGCCAGTTGAGCCTTCTGGGTGGCACCCACTTCCAGGGGCTGATGCTCGCCACCGACCTCATGCGCCATATCGGTGAGCTTTCGGACGTGACCGCAGAGCAGGTCAGAAATTCCCGGTCAGAGTATAAAAAGGCCGTAGATGCTCTTGCGCCGTTCAAGCGTTACATGGACGTCTACACGAGCCAGTGGTTCGGAAATGAACCGAGGACTGTGGGTAAAGGCAAGAAAAAGACTGAATACAACCCTGCCCTGGAATTTCTCCGATCCAAAGAATCCGAGGAATGGGCAAAGGCGCCGCACAAGGCCAAGCTCCCCGCAGAATGGAAGGGAATCGCCGCTACTACATTTGCTGCCGAGGAAGAGAAACATTTCTTTCACTGGGAGCTGGAGTTTCCCGAAGTTTTCTATGGCCCGCGTCCGGGAACTACACAGGTAATTGAACGAATCAAAGGGGCAGGCTTCGATGCGGTAATCGGCAATCCGCCCTATGATGTGCTTGCGAGTGAGGAGCTGGGTTATGAGATATCAAGAGATGTTGAATACTTCTTAGCATCTGATCTGTATAAACCGGCAGTTCGCGGTGCCCGTAATCTCAATAAGCTTTTCATTTGTC
Coding sequences within:
- a CDS encoding SLC13 family permease translates to MTTDMMLVMAVIAAAVFLFVVEWVRVDVVAIIVMVSLPLLGLVTGQEAFMGFSSNAVISIIAVIIIGAGLDGTGIMNKVAKPITRLAGNSEARLIALVSGTVALISSCMQNIGAVALFLPATQRVCKKLGIAPSRVLIPLGFLGIIGGCLTLVGSSPLILLNDLMATKNLKPFGLFDVTPVGAALVIAALAYFAFFGKLVLPSTSGKTAPSQTIDFGKIYSSANELIELKFPKECDCEKTLEQMAIRPNYLVTVVAVAKQGGKKKIMAPTWETIISPNDDIAVVGSRENVMRFAEDYSMTIKDKLEIFEDELSSSSSGMVETIVPPMSKLEGKSMKEVHFRAKYQVNPIAVKRQDKVYYGGISNIILRQGDVLLLQGIFEKFAILKETKDLAFLTPIETEVMKTQKSGMALLCFAVALLLVLSGKVKLSLALMTGALGMILTGVINIDEAYRAVDWRTVFLLAGLIPLGVATEKSGTAAYIANHILKMIGDVSPIVLLTVIGLLTSAFTLVVSNVGATVLLVPLAINMALGAGADPRMAALTVAVAASNAFVLPTHQVNAYIMGPGGYRTMDYIKAGSIMTFLYLAVMIGAIYIFYGISA
- a CDS encoding response regulator, with the protein product MKDIKVLLVDDEEAFVNTLAQRLKMRDLKVETVYNGEEALSYVKEKEPDVMVLDLKMPGLHGMDVLRKIRKAYPNIQVIVLTGHGTEKDEIEAKRLGGFDFLKKPADIETLVSKIRVAYKEKLERAMTAVAFAESGEFDTAREIMNEEEND
- a CDS encoding two-component system response regulator, whose translation is MSEEIKANVLLVDDEEKFIEVLSQRLEGRGLKVDISTSGENALKRVKDKDFDAIVLDLAMPGLDGIETIRRMRKMNPDLQIIMLTGHATVEKGVAAIKEGAADLLEKPVDLNKLLLKIEEAKHKKILIVEKEHEEKIKEILKTKSW